The window TAGATCGACTCGATCAACGCTCGCGAGTCCAGGATTTCCTGCGGCGACACGACCGCCATCACCGGTGTGGACTCGGACTTCGCATAGGTGCGCATGATCCTGACCTCTTCGTCGCGCTTGGGGTAGTCGATCTTCACCTTGAGCATGAAGCGATCCACCTGCGCTTCGGGCAACGGATAGGTCCCTTCCTGCTCAATCGGGTTTTGCGTCGCCAGCACGAGAAACGGCTCCGGCAGCGGATAGGTTGCATCGCTGATCGTGACCTGCCGCTCCTGCATCGCTTCCAGCAGCGCGGACTGCACTTTCGCCGGAGCGCGGTTGATTTCGTCCGCCAACACAAAGTTGGCGAATACCGGCCCCTTGCGGGTGGTGAATTGCCCATCCTTCTGGTTATAGATCAGGGTGCCGATCAGGTCCGCCGGCAGCAGATCCGGTGTGAACTGAATGCGCTGGAACTTCGCCTGCATGGTTTGAGCAAGTGTCTTGATCGCCAGCGTCTTCGCCAGACCGGGCACGCCTTCGAGCAGGATGTGCCCGCCCGCGAACAATCCAATCAGCAAGCGGTCAAGCATATATCTCTGGCCATAGACGACCTTACCGGCTTCAAGGGTAATCCGGTCGGCGATTTCCGAGGCCAATTTGATCCGTTCGGTGAGTTCCTGAATGTTCTGATCCATGATCCCTTATGATTTATTTCACCACAAAGCCGCAGTCATGCCGCGGCTCGTAGGTTTAGACACGGCGGGCCGTGTCAAAGTTCCTGTGAAAAAAAGAATCCCCAACCACGTGGGGACCTTTCCAAATACTCTGGAGACACCACCCCACCGGCCTATTTCGCCTTAGCCGCCGTGTCCACCTTGGCCCCTGCACCGCCGTCCTTGGCGAGGATCTTGTTCAGTTCCTCGATCTCGTTGACGTCTTGTCCGAGATGGTCCAGCTCCCACTGAGCATCTTTGACCAGCTGGTGCTCGGGATACAGCTTGATAAAGTCTCGGTAGGCGCCCTTAGCCATATCCATATTTTTCAAATGGTTGGCGTAGAGATACCCGATCATGAATTGGCACTGCGGAGCCTGCGGCGACTTCGGATGATCCTTGACGATCTGCTGGTATGCCGCGATCGCGCCCTGGAAGTCATTGGACTCTTGAAGCTGCTTGGCTTTCTCGAAGAGTTCGGATTCGGATGGTCCTTTCTTGCAACCGACGACAGCGACCATCACGATCAACAACAAAACGGCCCATTTATTACCGTTCAGCATGCTTGCCAACCTCTGTTCATGGGATAGATTATTCAAGGCAAGAATATACGTTAGAAGCAGTTAATAATCAAGAGCCGGTACCGGCGGCGGGCAGGGTCATGATGAAAGTAGCCCCTTCTCCGGGGTTCGAGAATGCCTCCAATCGGCCATTATGATTCCTTACGATCTGCGAACAAATTGACAAACCCAGTCCGGATCCGCTCGGTTTGGTGGTAAAGAATGCGTCAAATATCTTCTCCAGCCGTTC is drawn from candidate division KSB1 bacterium and contains these coding sequences:
- a CDS encoding AAA family ATPase — encoded protein: MDQNIQELTERIKLASEIADRITLEAGKVVYGQRYMLDRLLIGLFAGGHILLEGVPGLAKTLAIKTLAQTMQAKFQRIQFTPDLLPADLIGTLIYNQKDGQFTTRKGPVFANFVLADEINRAPAKVQSALLEAMQERQVTISDATYPLPEPFLVLATQNPIEQEGTYPLPEAQVDRFMLKVKIDYPKRDEEVRIMRTYAKSESTPVMAVVSPQEILDSRALIESIYVDPKIEQYVLDIVFASRKPEEHKLPDLKPLIQYGASPRASIYLMKAARAHAFLRRRGYVIPEDIRAVGLDVLRHRVTVTYEAEAEEMTSEDIINKIFNTVEVP
- a CDS encoding tetratricopeptide repeat protein, which gives rise to MNNLSHEQRLASMLNGNKWAVLLLIVMVAVVGCKKGPSESELFEKAKQLQESNDFQGAIAAYQQIVKDHPKSPQAPQCQFMIGYLYANHLKNMDMAKGAYRDFIKLYPEHQLVKDAQWELDHLGQDVNEIEELNKILAKDGGAGAKVDTAAKAK